Proteins from a genomic interval of Thunnus maccoyii chromosome 1, fThuMac1.1, whole genome shotgun sequence:
- the LOC121903604 gene encoding chymotrypsin A — protein MAFLWILSCLAFAGAAYGCGTPAIPPVITGYSRIVNGEEAVPHSWPWQVSLQDYTGFHFCGGSLINENWVVTAAHCNVRTSHRVILGEHDRSSNAEDVQVMQVGKVFKHPRYNGFTINNDILLIKLASPAQLNMRVSPVCLAETGDNFPGGMKCVTSGWGLTRYNAPDTPALLQQASLPLLTNDQCKRYWGNKISDLMICAGAAGASSCMGDSGGPLVCEKAGAWTLVGIVSWGSGTCTPTMPGVYARVTELRAWVDQTIAAN, from the exons ATGGCCTTCCTGTGGATCCTCTCCTGCCTCGCCTTCGCCGGCGCCGCCTACG gttgCGGCACTCCTGCCATCCCCCCCGTCATCACGGGTTACTCCCGTATTGTGAACGGCGAGGAGGCGGTGCCTCACTCCTGGCCCTGGCAGGTGTCCCTGCAg GATTACACCGGCTTCCACTTCTGCGGAGGCTCCCTCATCAACGAGAACTGGGTGGTGACCGCCGCTCACTGCAATGTCAG GACATCCCACCGTGTGATCCTTGGAGAACACGACCGTTCCTCCAACGCCGAGGACGTCCAGGTGATGCAGGTCGGCAAG GTGTTCAAGCACCCCCGCTACAACGGCTTCACCATCAACAACGACATCCTGCTCATCAAGCTGGCCAGCCCCGCCCAGTTGAACATGCGTGTTTCCCCCGTGTGCTTGGCGGAGACCGGAGACAACTTCCCCGGAGGCATGAAGTGCGTGACCAGCGGCTGGGGCCTGACGCGCTACAAcg CTCCTGACACCCCCGCCCTGCTGCAGCaggcctccctccctctgctgaCCAATGACCAGTGCAAGCGTTACTGGGGCAACAAGATCAGCGACCTGATGATCTGCGCTGGAGCCGCCGGAGCCTCCAGCTGCATG ggcGACTCTGGTGGTCCTCTGGTCTGTGAGAAGGCCGGCGCCTGGACTCTGGTCGGTATCGTGTCCTGGGGAAGCGGCACCTGCACTCCCACAATGCCCGGCGTGTACGCCCGCGTCACTGAACTGCGCGCCTGGGTGGACCAGACCATCGCCGCCAACTGA